The following coding sequences lie in one Zingiber officinale cultivar Zhangliang chromosome 2B, Zo_v1.1, whole genome shotgun sequence genomic window:
- the LOC122045497 gene encoding B3 domain-containing protein Os02g0683500-like isoform X2 — MELGDGRSAFSVTTERGEVWRYAPSYSSSSSTSSCSSAPFKWKEGDYFWGVDKEAMFDKVVTPSDVGKLNRLVIPKQHAEKYFPLGGGAGGRNPSGVMLAFEDRNGQSWCFRYCYWGSSQSYVMTKGWSRFVKEKRLDAGDAIAFGRGVGEPSRDRLYIDWKRRPESRPLRGISFCHFFMPPLPLVRSNAAAASSSPSANVQQQVVFFHPPAALRPVQVDPRPDNNQRQARDKGVWLFGVNLLASQTDAGGSSDFISSQGSSSSLDLDSSLLTKTDPWKLELEKARREAPHVASNAHDDSHHRFWR, encoded by the coding sequence ATGGAGCTGGGAGATGGAAGAAGTGCGTTTTCTGTAACTACTGAGCGGGGAGAGGTGTGGAGGTATGCTccctcctattcttcttcttcttctacttcttcttgttcttcgGCTCCGTTCAAGTGGAAGGAAGGTGATTACTTTTGGGGCGTGGACAAGGAGGCGATGTTTGATAAGGTGGTGACGCCGAGCGACGTCGGGAAGCTCAACCGGCTGGTGATCCCCAAGCAGCACGCCGAGAAGTACTTCCCGTTGGGCGGCGGCGCTGGCGGCCGGAACCCGAGCGGGGTGATGCTCGCCTTCGAGGACCGCAACGGCCAGTCGTGGTGCTTCCGGTACTGCTACTGGGGCAGCAGCCAGAGCTACGTGATGACCAAGGGGTGGAGCCGGTTCGTGAAGGAGAAGCGCCTCGACGCGGGGGATGCCATCGCCTTCGGCCGCGGAGTCGGGGAACCCAGTCGGGACCGGCTTTATATAGACTGGAAGCGGAGGCCGGAGAGCCGCCCTCTTCGTGGAATTTCCTTCTGCCACTTCTTCATGCCGCCGCTGCCTCTGGTAAGGTCCAACGCCGCCGCTGCCTCCTCCTCCCCGTCCGCTAACGTTCAGCAACAGGTAGTTTTCTTTCACCCTCCCGCCGCGCTGCGGCCAGTTCAGGTCGATCCTCGGCCGGATAACAACCAGCGGCAGGCGAGAGACAAGGGCGTGTGGCTTTTTGGGGTAAACCTCCTAGCCAGCCAGACGGACGCCGGAGGCTCTAGCGACTTCATATCTTCCCAGGGCTcatcgtcctcactggatctcgaTTCTTCACTACTGACAAAGACAGATCCCTGGAAACTGGAACTGGAGAAAGCTCGGAGAG
- the LOC122045497 gene encoding B3 domain-containing protein Os03g0120900-like isoform X1, with translation MELGDGRSAFSVTTERGEVWRYAPSYSSSSSTSSCSSAPFKWKEGDYFWGVDKEAMFDKVVTPSDVGKLNRLVIPKQHAEKYFPLGGGAGGRNPSGVMLAFEDRNGQSWCFRYCYWGSSQSYVMTKGWSRFVKEKRLDAGDAIAFGRGVGEPSRDRLYIDWKRRPESRPLRGISFCHFFMPPLPLVRSNAAAASSSPSANVQQQVVFFHPPAALRPVQVDPRPDNNQRQARDKGVWLFGVNLLASQTDAGGSSDFISSQGSSSSLDLDSSLLTKTDPWKLELEKARRAASAVKIYNHAADERETVSD, from the coding sequence ATGGAGCTGGGAGATGGAAGAAGTGCGTTTTCTGTAACTACTGAGCGGGGAGAGGTGTGGAGGTATGCTccctcctattcttcttcttcttctacttcttcttgttcttcgGCTCCGTTCAAGTGGAAGGAAGGTGATTACTTTTGGGGCGTGGACAAGGAGGCGATGTTTGATAAGGTGGTGACGCCGAGCGACGTCGGGAAGCTCAACCGGCTGGTGATCCCCAAGCAGCACGCCGAGAAGTACTTCCCGTTGGGCGGCGGCGCTGGCGGCCGGAACCCGAGCGGGGTGATGCTCGCCTTCGAGGACCGCAACGGCCAGTCGTGGTGCTTCCGGTACTGCTACTGGGGCAGCAGCCAGAGCTACGTGATGACCAAGGGGTGGAGCCGGTTCGTGAAGGAGAAGCGCCTCGACGCGGGGGATGCCATCGCCTTCGGCCGCGGAGTCGGGGAACCCAGTCGGGACCGGCTTTATATAGACTGGAAGCGGAGGCCGGAGAGCCGCCCTCTTCGTGGAATTTCCTTCTGCCACTTCTTCATGCCGCCGCTGCCTCTGGTAAGGTCCAACGCCGCCGCTGCCTCCTCCTCCCCGTCCGCTAACGTTCAGCAACAGGTAGTTTTCTTTCACCCTCCCGCCGCGCTGCGGCCAGTTCAGGTCGATCCTCGGCCGGATAACAACCAGCGGCAGGCGAGAGACAAGGGCGTGTGGCTTTTTGGGGTAAACCTCCTAGCCAGCCAGACGGACGCCGGAGGCTCTAGCGACTTCATATCTTCCCAGGGCTcatcgtcctcactggatctcgaTTCTTCACTACTGACAAAGACAGATCCCTGGAAACTGGAACTGGAGAAAGCTCGGAGAG
- the LOC122045497 gene encoding B3 domain-containing protein Os03g0120900-like isoform X3, with protein sequence MELGDGRSAFSVTTERGEVWRYAPSYSSSSSTSSCSSAPFKWKEGDYFWGVDKEAMFDKVVTPSDVGKLNRLVIPKQHAEKYFPLGGGAGGRNPSGVMLAFEDRNGQSWCFRYCYWGSSQSYVMTKGWSRFVKEKRLDAGDAIAFGRGVGEPSRDRLYIDWKRRPESRPLRGISFCHFFMPPLPLVRSNAAAASSSPSANVQQQVVFFHPPAALRPVQVDPRPDNNQRQARDKGVWLFGVNLLASQTDAGGSSDFISSQGSSSSLDLDSSLLTKTDPWKLELEKARRG encoded by the exons ATGGAGCTGGGAGATGGAAGAAGTGCGTTTTCTGTAACTACTGAGCGGGGAGAGGTGTGGAGGTATGCTccctcctattcttcttcttcttctacttcttcttgttcttcgGCTCCGTTCAAGTGGAAGGAAGGTGATTACTTTTGGGGCGTGGACAAGGAGGCGATGTTTGATAAGGTGGTGACGCCGAGCGACGTCGGGAAGCTCAACCGGCTGGTGATCCCCAAGCAGCACGCCGAGAAGTACTTCCCGTTGGGCGGCGGCGCTGGCGGCCGGAACCCGAGCGGGGTGATGCTCGCCTTCGAGGACCGCAACGGCCAGTCGTGGTGCTTCCGGTACTGCTACTGGGGCAGCAGCCAGAGCTACGTGATGACCAAGGGGTGGAGCCGGTTCGTGAAGGAGAAGCGCCTCGACGCGGGGGATGCCATCGCCTTCGGCCGCGGAGTCGGGGAACCCAGTCGGGACCGGCTTTATATAGACTGGAAGCGGAGGCCGGAGAGCCGCCCTCTTCGTGGAATTTCCTTCTGCCACTTCTTCATGCCGCCGCTGCCTCTGGTAAGGTCCAACGCCGCCGCTGCCTCCTCCTCCCCGTCCGCTAACGTTCAGCAACAGGTAGTTTTCTTTCACCCTCCCGCCGCGCTGCGGCCAGTTCAGGTCGATCCTCGGCCGGATAACAACCAGCGGCAGGCGAGAGACAAGGGCGTGTGGCTTTTTGGGGTAAACCTCCTAGCCAGCCAGACGGACGCCGGAGGCTCTAGCGACTTCATATCTTCCCAGGGCTcatcgtcctcactggatctcgaTTCTTCACTACTGACAAAGACAGATCCCTGGAAACTGGAACTGGAGAAAGCTCGGAGAG GATGA